The Catenulispora sp. MAP5-51 DNA window TCTCCCCTGCCAACCGGTACACGGTCAGCGGGACCGGCTACCAGTTGGACGGCCGGGTGCACCACGCGGTCGGCACCCAGATCGCGGTCGAGGAGGCGATCCTGCCCTACCTGGTGGCCAACGACGCCTCCCTGGTCGACGGCGCCGTGGTCGGCGACCCGACCGAGGGCGCGCTGCTGGTCCTGGGCCACAAGGCCGGTGTGGACATCGACGGCACCCGCGAGCGGTACCCGCGGCTGGCCACCCTGCCGTTCGACCCCGGCTACAAGCTGATGGCCACCTTCCACAAGGCCATGGACGACGCCGGGCAGGACGTGATCCGCTGCTTCGTCAAGGGCGCCGCCCCGGCGGTCATCGGCCGCGCGGACAGCGCGCAGGCCGACGGCCGCAGCATCCCGTGGGACGCCGAGGCCGGCGCGCGGGCGCAGGAGCACATCGGCCGGATGGGCCGGGAGGGCCTGCGCGTCATGGCCTCCGCGACCCGCGACCTGGACGCCGCCGCGTTCGACCCCGAGGGCGACCTGCTCGGGTACGTCACCGGGCTGCGGATGACGAGCCTGGTGGCGATGGTCGACCCGCCGCGCGCCGAGTCCGGGGACGCGGTGGCCGAGGCGCAGGCCGCGCACATCAGGGTCCGCATGGTCACCGGCGACGACGTGGTGACCGGCGCCGCGATCGCCCAGCAGCTCGGCATCCCCGGCGAGGCCATCCTCGGCGCCGACTTCGCCGCGCTGGACGAGGCCGAGCGGCTGGCGCGCATCGACCGGATCGGGGTGGTCGGCCGGGTCGCCCCGGAGCACAAGGTGCTGCTGGTCGACACGCTCAAGAAGAAGGGCGAGGTCGTCGCGATGACCGGGGACGGCGTCAACGACGCCCCGGCCATCAAGGCGGCCGACATCGGCATCGCCATGGGCAGCGGCACCGAGGTCGCCAAGGACGCCAGCCGCATGATCCTGTCCGACGACAACTTCGCCTCCATCGTCTACGCCGTCGAGCAGGGCCGGAAGATCTTCGACAACCTGCTGAAGTACATCCGGTTCGTGCTGGTCCTGCTGGTGGTCTTCGTCGTCGCCTTCCTGGGGGCGGCCGTCTTCAACATCGCCGCCGGCGAGCCGTTCACCCCGCCGCAGGTGCTGTGGATCCACTTCGTGGTCAACGCCGCCTTCGGCTTCTCCCTCGGCTTCGACCGGGAGACCCCGGGCCTGATGACGCGCGTGCCGCGGGCCCGCGGGACCTCGCTGCTGACCCGGAGCCTGCTGATCACGGTCGGGCTCACCGGCCTGGTCATCGCCGCGATGCTGCTCGGGATGATCCAGCTCGGCGCCCGGCACTACGGCGACGTGGACACCGGCGTCTCGATCGCCTTCACCGCGTTCGCGCTGTGCCTGGTCGTGGCCGCGCTGCAGTGCCGCAGCGAGACCGACTCCGTCCTGACCACGGCCACGTTCGACAGCCCGCAGATGAACCGGGCGATCGCCGCCGAGATCGTCATCGCCGTGCTGACCACGCAGATGGACGCCCTGCGCCGGGTCCTGGGCACCACCGACCTCAGCCTGCCGCAGTTCGGCTGGGCCCTGCTGCCGCCGGTGGTGCTGTTCGTCCTGTGGGAACTGGGCAAGCTGGTCGCGCGCCGGACGATCGCGGGCCGGACGATCGCGGGCCGGACGATCGCGGGCCGGGAACGCTGATCCGGCTCGCGTCATATCAGGGGTGGAATACGTCGGGCTTCACATTCCTGGGATGCCGCGGCCTGTCAGAGTCCTGGTCAAGCGGATATGCTTTCCGGTCGGGGGCATGACGAAGTCTTGACATAAATCAGGGCATTGGGTCGATTCATGGGGGGTCTGACACGTGGCGCGTCCGACTGGGTGGGACATTCTGGGCTTGGACGGGGATCCGACTCCGGGCGTGGTGGAGTCGGTGCAGGCCTTGGCGAAGCAGTTCGGCGACTTCGCGCACGACGTCGAGGCGGCGTACCACAGTCTGAACTCGTTCGGTTCCGACACCGCGGCGATGCGGTGGATAGGTCAGACCGCTGATGCCTTCAAGGGCCAATACGGTCCCCTGCCGGGGCGTTTGCAGAAGCTTTATACGTCTTACAGCGAAGCCTCTGACGCTCTGTCCGCTTATGCGCCGAAGTTGCAGGCCGCCCAGACCAAGGCCGACACGGCGCTGCGTCAGGCGCAGGATGCGCATGCCGATCTGCAACGCGCCACTTCCACGGCCAACAATGCGGCGACGGATCTGAAGACGGCGCAACAGAATCAGGCCGCCAACCCGAATCAGAAGGCTGTCACGGATGCGCAAACAGCGCATGACACCGCGCAGACCAACCTGAACAACGCCAAAGCACAGATGGCGTCGTTGACCAAGCAGGCCAACGACGCCTACAACGACCGCATCGAGGCGGCCAAGGCCTGCCAGAGCGCGCTCGGCAAGGCCCAGGGCGACGGTATCCACAACAAGTCCTGGTGGGACCACGTCGGCGAGGACCTGTCCGAGTGGGGCGGCAAGATCGCCGACATCGCCAACGACCTCGCCCCCTTCCTCGACGTCCTGGCCCTGGCCACCTCTTGGATCCCCGGCGTCGACGTGGTCACCGCGGCCTTGGCCGAGGCCGACAACATCATCGCCCTGGTCGGCACCGGCATGCAGATCGCCGGCGACGCCATGCAGGGCCACTGGGGCGACGCCCTGATGGGCGCCGGCATGCTCGGCCTGCAGTTCGCCGGCGGCAAGCTCCTGGACAAGGTCGGCGGGAAGCTGATCGAGAAGATCGGGGCCCGCGGCAACAAGTTCGCCTGCGAGGGCGGCGACCCGGTGGACGTCGTCTCCGGGAACATGATCACCGCCGAGGCCGACATCGACCTTCAGGCCGTGCTCCCGTTGGTCCTGCGACGGGCCTACTCCTCCGGCAACCCCTACGGGAGGCTGTTCGGACCCGGATGGTCCTCCACGCTGGACATCCGGCTGTCGGTCAACGCCGCGGGCATCCACTTCGTCGGCGACGACGCACAGGCGCTGGACTACCCGGTCCCCGAGGCGGGCGCCGTCGTCCTGCCCTCGGAGGGCGCACGGTGGCCGCTGGAATGGGATCGTGACGCCGACGAGATCCGCGTCACGGACCCCGTCTCGGCCTTCGTGTGGCGGTTCGCCAGGGTCCACCACCGGGACGACGACGGCGAGATCCGGGACCTGACGTCGGTCACGGACCGCAACGGCAACCGCATCGGTTTCCTGAGGAACGACGACGGCACCCCGTTCGGCGTCGAGCACAGCGGCGGCTACCGCCTGGCGGTCGACACCGTCGCCGCGCAGGCCGGTCCCCGGGTGACCGGCCTGCGGCTGCTGAGCGCCGACGGGGACGTCCCGGTCCGGACTTTCGGCTACGACGAACGCGGCCGGCTGACCGCCGTCGTCGACGACAGCGGCGAGCCGTACACCTACGGCTACGACGACGACAACCGCATCACCGTCTGGACCGACCGCCTCGGCTACAGCTATGGCTACGAGTACGACGAGACCGGCCGGGTCGTCCGCGCCATCGGCGACGGCGGCGTGCTGAACGCCGCGTTCTCCTACGACGACGACAACCGCGCCAACACCCTCGTGAACTCCCTCGGCCAGGCCGTCGTCTACCGCTACAACGAGCACGGCGGCCTGGCGTCGATCACCGATCCGCTCGGCAACGCCCTCACCACGGACTACGACCGCTACGGCCGCCTGATATCCGGCACCGACGCCCTCGGCCATTCGACCCACCGGGAATACGACGAGTTCGGCAACACCGCGTGCATCCGCCGCGCCGACGGCACGGAGATCACCGGGGTGTTCGCCGGGCCGGCGCAGCCGACCGAGGTCCGGCTGCCGGACGGCTCCGTATGGCGGTACACCTACGACGGCCGCGGCCGGCTCGCGACGATCACCGACCCGATCCAAGCGGTCACCGAATACCGGTACAGCGACAACGGCGGCGTCCTGGAGGTCGTGGACCCGGGCGGTGCCGTCCGCCGGACCACCACCGACGCCGCCGGCCTGCCTGTCGCCGTCCAGGACGGCGACGGTCCCGCGACCGTCCTGGAGCGCGACGCGTTCGGCCGGGTCGTCCGGATGACCCTGCCCGACGGGGCCACCACGAGGACGCAGTGGTCGGTCGACGGCATGTCGCTGTGGGACACGGCGCCCGACGGATCGCGCACGACACGCTCCTACGACGTCCAGGGGCAGCTTGTCGAGCACACCGACCCGCTCGGCGGCGTCACCCGCTTCGAGTACGGGCCGTTCGGCAAGATCACCGCCAGAACCGACGCGTCCGGCGCGCGCTACGAGTTCGCCTATGACACCGAGCTCAACCTCGTGGCGGTCACCAACCCGGCCGGCGCAGTCTGGTCCTACACCTACGACGACGCCGGGCGCATGGTCGCCGAACGCGACTTCACCGGACGGCTCCAGCAGTACACGTACGACGCGATCGGCCAGCTCGCGGCACGCGTGAACGGCGCGGGCCAGACGACGCGCTTCCTGCGCGGCGTGACCGGGGACATCCTCGAGCGCCACACCGCGGACGGGACGTTCACCTACGACTACGATCCGGCCGGCCGGCTGCTCGGCGCGACGGGCCCGACGTCCTCGATGACCTACCAGCACGACCTCGCCGGCCGGGTGGTCGCCGAGACCGTCAACGGCCGGACGGTCAGCTTCGAGTACGACGCGGCCGGACGCCAGGTGCGGCGGGTCACGCCGTCCGGCGCCGTCTCCGAATGGGGTTTCGACACAGCCCGCGGCACAGCCCGGCTGGCGACCACGGCCGGCGTGCTCGAGTTCTTCTACGACGAGCTCGGGCGCGAGGTCGAGCGCACGTTCGGCGGCGGCGGCCTGGCCCAGCAGTACGACGTGGAGGGCCGGCTCAGCGAGCAGCGGCTGTGGCGGGGCGACACGGCGTCGGCATCGGTGTCGGCATCGGCGTCGGCATCGGCGTCGGCCGGCGCCTCGGTCGCGCCGGGCGCGGCGCAGCTGCTCCTGGAGCGCACGTACAGCTACCGCGCCGACGACACGCTGACCCGGGTCAGCGACTCCCGGCGCGGCACCCGCGACTACCAGCTGGACGCCCTGGGCCGCGTGCTCGCGGTCGAGGCGGCCACCTGGGGCGAGTCCTACGCGTACGACGCCTTCGGCAACATCGCGCGGGCGGCGGTGGACACCCCGGCGGGCGCGGCCCGCGGCGACGAGGACGACGTGAGCCGCGACCGCGACTTCGACGGCCCCCTGGTCCGGCGCGCCGGCCACACCCACTATGACTTCGACGCGCAGGGACGGATGATCCGGGCCCTGCGGCGGACGTTGTCCGGCGGGCGCAAGGAATGGGTCTACGACTGGGACGCCGACGACCGCCTGGTACGGGTCACGCTGCCGGACGAGACGGTATGGCAGTACTCGTACGACCCGTTCGGCCGCCGGATCGGCAAGGAACGCCTTGTCGCCGGCCGGGTCACCGACCGCGTCGAGTTCTCCTGGGACGGCGGGACGCTCATCGAGCAGTCCGTCTGGAACGACGCCGGCGGCGAGGCGCTGACGTGGGACTACGACGCGGGGGCGGCGGAGACCTGGCGCCCGGTCGCGCAGCGTCGGCGGAGCTGGAGCGGACACGCCGAGGCCCGGGCCGCCGAAGAGGCGTTCCACATGATCGTCACGGACGTGGCCGGGACCCCGACCGAGCTGGTCGCCCCGGACGGATCCGTCGACTGGTACCTCACCACGAGCCTGTACGGCCTGCCCATCGCCTCGTCCGACCACGCGGTGGACTGCCCGCTGCGATTCCCCGGACAGTACCTGGACGACGAGACCGGGCTGCAGTACAACGTCCACCGCTACTACGACCCGCACACCGGCGGCTATCTGAGTGCCGACCCGCTGGGACTGGCGCCGGCGCCCAATGATCACGGGTACGTCCCCAACCCGCTGACCGACTTCGACCCGCTGGGCCTGCTGTGCCAGAACGCGCTGAACTCGATCCAGGATCGCGTCGACACCCTGCACGCCAAGCAGGTCGGCGCCACCGGCCGGCGCAGCACCGCCATCATCCGCGCGCTCGACAAGCAGGGGAACCCGGTCGACGTCGTCGGCTGGAGCGGAGCGGGTCCGCTCGACAAGCGCGTGCTGAACGAACTGGGGAAGAACGGGCTCAACGAGGTCCCGGCCATCCGCATGGACGCCGACGCCGAAATCAGCGCTCTTGCGACGATTCGGCAGAACGGCTGGACCCCTCTGGGCGGCGCGGCGAACCGTCCTGTGTGCCCCTGGTGCCAGGACACATTGTTCAAGCCGTTCAGTGCTAAGGTCGGGGCTGCCCAGCTGACGGGGCCTTTGCGGACCCAACGGATCAAGCTGTTCGACGGCAAGGGCGGGACCATCGCGAAGGACGTCGCCGGCGTCAAGCTTGTCAGCGAAACACAGTTCACATGGTGAGGCGGTGACGGGGCATGGACGATCCCTGGGATGAAGACGTCATGCTGAGCTCGTTCGAGGCGCTCAGCTCCTACCAGCAGGCGGTGGTGGCCGGCCTGGTCGCCCACCGGGTGGGCGTGCTCGCCGAGTTCCCCGACATCGACCAGTACTTCTCCTTCGCGCCCGGCTACACCTTCCTGATCGAGGATGTGCTCCGCGCGATCGACAAGGCGGTCGTCGCCGGCGAGGTGGACGCCGCCGAGGCCGGCGCGCTGAAGGAGCGCCTCGAGGAACTGCTCGGCCCGGACGGCGAGGAGTACGAGGAGCCGGACGGCTGGGTACCCGCCAACTACGTCAATGTCGCGTCGATGGTCGATCACGCGCTGCGCGCCTGGGCCCGGCCCGGCGAGAGCGCCACGAACGGCTTCACGGTCCTCAGCTCCAGCGACGCCTTCACCGCCGGCCTGCACGACAACGAGCCGACGCTCGAAGCCGTCGAGGTCGCGCGCCAACGGGCTGACATGGAAGCGGTGCGAGCCCTCCCCGAGCCGATGGCGGAGGCGGACCTCGCCGCGTTGAAGGCGCAGTCGGAGGAGGTCCGCGAGGCGATCCGGGCCCAGTTCCAGGTGATCATCGACGACGAGGGCTGAGCAGGCGGCCAGGCAGGAACGGGCCGCCGCCGTCGTGAACGCCCGCCAGGCCGCCGGGATCGACGAGCGCATCGCCGCCTGCACGCCCTACCAGGCGGCGGTCGTCGTCGCACTGGCCGCGCGCCGGACCACCGCCGTCGGCGACCTGCCGAAGGCCGAGGAGGACTTCGAGGAGTTCGGGAAACTCCTCGAGGCCGCGGCACGCATGAACCTGGCGTACCTGGTGGCGGCGCCGGCGAAGACGGTGACCGCCGAGGTCGGCGCGCGCCTGGAGGAGATCATCGGGTCGGACGACTTCCCGGTCGAGAACCCGGGCGGCTCCGAGGGGTGCTTCCAGAGCGCGGCGGTCTCGGTCGCCTTCGTGCGCGACGTCTGGAGCCGCCAGGATCTGAACTACGCACGCTCAGCGCTCGACTACGCCTTCTACTCGTTCGCGAACAAGCTCGACCGGCAGCTGCCGACGCCTCCGGCCGAGCCGCTGGACGAGGTGGAGACGGCGTGTCAGGCGGCTGATCTGGACGCGGTGACGGCGCTGGGCGAGCCGATCAGCGTGGAACAGTTCGACGAGTTGGCCGCCGCTCCGGCTTCGGTCGCGCTGGGGCGGGCTTATCGGGCCCGGGTCGAGGAGATCATCGCTGCGGGGCGGTGAAGCCGCGTCCTCGGAATTCGGTGGCGGTCGCCGACCCGCGGCGGCTAATGTCGCCGCGGGTCTAACGAAGGCCCCCGATCAGGAGGTGGTCACGATGAGCCGCTACGAAGACACCGAGCTCTCCTTTTGAGCGAACCGCCAAGCGTCGCCGGGGGTTCCCTCTAGCGAAACGCAGGTGAAGCGGGGCGATCGCAGTGTCGGCCTCGGTAAGGAACTGATGGAGAAGCTCGGCGGAGCCGACCCCTGCCCTTGCGGGTCCGGGCGGCGGTTTCCGCAGGTGCTGTCGGGCCAGCGGGCGGTTCGACGGGGTTCTGGGTGACTACTACGTCCGCGAACGCTAGTCGGTCAGCCGCCATTGACTGCTATGCGGTCGATGGCGGCGGCCAGGTCCGCCATGGTCTGGAGGATCTCGTCGGGGTCTGATTCCGGCGGGGCGTGGTAGGGGCGCAGGATGGTGGCGGCGTCGAGGCCGCGGGCGTTCAGGACGCTGGCGGTCATGGTGCGGGCCAGATCCAGGCCGGTGGCCGGGTCGTCGACGAAGACGCCGTAGGCGTGTCTCATCGCGGTGTCGAGGTAGTCGATGTCCTCGGGGGTCAGGCGGCGCGGAAGGGTCGAGCCCGGGTAGACCCGGAACCATGCGGTCATCGTGTCCTCCTTTGTTGTGCGGTGTTTCATGGCCGCTATGTCCATGTCTTCCCACGTCAAACGGGGGCGGTTGTTTAGCCGCGGGGATCGGGGACATTTCGATGTACTGGCGACGGCATTCGCATCGTCCGCGCCCCTTGGGCGGTGGCCGATGCCCGCTGGGCGAACCGGATCGCGCAGTCGGCCGTCGCGCTCGGATCGGCGACATTGCGAGGCGGCGTCATGCAGCATTCCCGCGGTACCGGACCGGTCGACATGGGCGCTGCGGTCCGGCGGAAACCGGGTGGGCAGCGGGGTCGGGCGGTGCCCGACCGT harbors:
- a CDS encoding cation-translocating P-type ATPase, which encodes MTVPAAADSAAQPWYTRGPQEVAEAFGVDPEAGLSPERAADVLARTGPNELPQEEPPAGWRRFLDQYRSYMQIILVGAAIVSFAIQEWSTAILLVVLTLVNAVIGLRQEGKTESAMNALKSMMKVTARVRRGGAETEIPAEQVVPGDIVLLTAGDEVPADGRILAASALQIDESALTGESVPALKQPEALAPGAALAPGDQVNMAFMNTPVTHGSGVVVVTGTGADSELGKISGLLKATAKEQSPLTRQLDNLTLWIAGAAGLTMIVMFALGRSRGTAWDALFISAVSLAVAAIPEALPTVTQVILSLGSVELARRNALVKELPAVETLGFTSSINSDKTGTLTLNQVTVVEVVSPANRYTVSGTGYQLDGRVHHAVGTQIAVEEAILPYLVANDASLVDGAVVGDPTEGALLVLGHKAGVDIDGTRERYPRLATLPFDPGYKLMATFHKAMDDAGQDVIRCFVKGAAPAVIGRADSAQADGRSIPWDAEAGARAQEHIGRMGREGLRVMASATRDLDAAAFDPEGDLLGYVTGLRMTSLVAMVDPPRAESGDAVAEAQAAHIRVRMVTGDDVVTGAAIAQQLGIPGEAILGADFAALDEAERLARIDRIGVVGRVAPEHKVLLVDTLKKKGEVVAMTGDGVNDAPAIKAADIGIAMGSGTEVAKDASRMILSDDNFASIVYAVEQGRKIFDNLLKYIRFVLVLLVVFVVAFLGAAVFNIAAGEPFTPPQVLWIHFVVNAAFGFSLGFDRETPGLMTRVPRARGTSLLTRSLLITVGLTGLVIAAMLLGMIQLGARHYGDVDTGVSIAFTAFALCLVVAALQCRSETDSVLTTATFDSPQMNRAIAAEIVIAVLTTQMDALRRVLGTTDLSLPQFGWALLPPVVLFVLWELGKLVARRTIAGRTIAGRTIAGRER
- a CDS encoding DUF6531 domain-containing protein — translated: MDGDPTPGVVESVQALAKQFGDFAHDVEAAYHSLNSFGSDTAAMRWIGQTADAFKGQYGPLPGRLQKLYTSYSEASDALSAYAPKLQAAQTKADTALRQAQDAHADLQRATSTANNAATDLKTAQQNQAANPNQKAVTDAQTAHDTAQTNLNNAKAQMASLTKQANDAYNDRIEAAKACQSALGKAQGDGIHNKSWWDHVGEDLSEWGGKIADIANDLAPFLDVLALATSWIPGVDVVTAALAEADNIIALVGTGMQIAGDAMQGHWGDALMGAGMLGLQFAGGKLLDKVGGKLIEKIGARGNKFACEGGDPVDVVSGNMITAEADIDLQAVLPLVLRRAYSSGNPYGRLFGPGWSSTLDIRLSVNAAGIHFVGDDAQALDYPVPEAGAVVLPSEGARWPLEWDRDADEIRVTDPVSAFVWRFARVHHRDDDGEIRDLTSVTDRNGNRIGFLRNDDGTPFGVEHSGGYRLAVDTVAAQAGPRVTGLRLLSADGDVPVRTFGYDERGRLTAVVDDSGEPYTYGYDDDNRITVWTDRLGYSYGYEYDETGRVVRAIGDGGVLNAAFSYDDDNRANTLVNSLGQAVVYRYNEHGGLASITDPLGNALTTDYDRYGRLISGTDALGHSTHREYDEFGNTACIRRADGTEITGVFAGPAQPTEVRLPDGSVWRYTYDGRGRLATITDPIQAVTEYRYSDNGGVLEVVDPGGAVRRTTTDAAGLPVAVQDGDGPATVLERDAFGRVVRMTLPDGATTRTQWSVDGMSLWDTAPDGSRTTRSYDVQGQLVEHTDPLGGVTRFEYGPFGKITARTDASGARYEFAYDTELNLVAVTNPAGAVWSYTYDDAGRMVAERDFTGRLQQYTYDAIGQLAARVNGAGQTTRFLRGVTGDILERHTADGTFTYDYDPAGRLLGATGPTSSMTYQHDLAGRVVAETVNGRTVSFEYDAAGRQVRRVTPSGAVSEWGFDTARGTARLATTAGVLEFFYDELGREVERTFGGGGLAQQYDVEGRLSEQRLWRGDTASASVSASASASASAGASVAPGAAQLLLERTYSYRADDTLTRVSDSRRGTRDYQLDALGRVLAVEAATWGESYAYDAFGNIARAAVDTPAGAARGDEDDVSRDRDFDGPLVRRAGHTHYDFDAQGRMIRALRRTLSGGRKEWVYDWDADDRLVRVTLPDETVWQYSYDPFGRRIGKERLVAGRVTDRVEFSWDGGTLIEQSVWNDAGGEALTWDYDAGAAETWRPVAQRRRSWSGHAEARAAEEAFHMIVTDVAGTPTELVAPDGSVDWYLTTSLYGLPIASSDHAVDCPLRFPGQYLDDETGLQYNVHRYYDPHTGGYLSADPLGLAPAPNDHGYVPNPLTDFDPLGLLCQNALNSIQDRVDTLHAKQVGATGRRSTAIIRALDKQGNPVDVVGWSGAGPLDKRVLNELGKNGLNEVPAIRMDADAEISALATIRQNGWTPLGGAANRPVCPWCQDTLFKPFSAKVGAAQLTGPLRTQRIKLFDGKGGTIAKDVAGVKLVSETQFTW
- a CDS encoding SEC-C metal-binding domain-containing protein, with amino-acid sequence MEKLGGADPCPCGSGRRFPQVLSGQRAVRRGSG